One segment of Ipomoea triloba cultivar NCNSP0323 chromosome 12, ASM357664v1 DNA contains the following:
- the LOC115999647 gene encoding protein BRICK 1-like — translation MARAGGITNAVNVGIAVQADWESREFISHISLNIRRLFDFLLHFEVTTKTKLSSLNEKLHTLERRLQLLELQVSAATSNPALFNT, via the exons ATGGCGAGAGCTGGGGGAATAACTAACGCAGTTAACGTCGGAATAGCTGTTCAAGCTGACTGGGAGAGCCGCGAATTCATCTCTCACATCTCCCTCAATATCCGCCGCCTCTTTGACTTCCTTCTCCACTTCG AGGTCACCACCAAAACCAAACTCTCATCCTTGAATGAGAAGCTACATACACTCGAGCGTCGCCTCCAACTTCTCGAACTCCAAGTCTCCGCCGCGACATCCAATCCAGCTCTCTTCAATACTTGA